The Spirosoma foliorum genome has a window encoding:
- a CDS encoding DUF2283 domain-containing protein produces MKVKYDKETDILYISLSNEPIAESDEDKPGVILDYSVSGALVGIELLNASQKMPKPTSIEMELA; encoded by the coding sequence ATGAAAGTAAAGTATGATAAGGAAACAGATATTCTGTATATCAGTTTGAGCAATGAACCGATTGCCGAAAGTGATGAAGATAAGCCCGGTGTTATTTTAGATTACTCGGTATCTGGGGCATTGGTTGGTATAGAGCTACTGAACGCTTCCCAAAAAATGCCCAAGCCAACTAGTATTGAGATGGAATTGGCTTGA
- a CDS encoding MaoC family dehydratase produces MLTFTNLADFSAHVGQPLGTTEYMTITQEMVNLFAEATGDHQWIHTDPERAAKLSPYKMPIAHGFLTLSLAPKLMAELYRIESVKMGINYGSNKVRFTNAVPVGSRLRMSVQLQSVEAQSKGFRVITECIFNVKGDPKPACVAELITLLFE; encoded by the coding sequence ATGCTAACCTTCACTAATCTGGCCGACTTTTCGGCTCACGTTGGACAACCTCTCGGCACAACCGAGTACATGACCATCACGCAGGAAATGGTCAATCTCTTTGCTGAAGCCACCGGCGATCATCAGTGGATTCATACCGACCCCGAACGAGCGGCCAAACTATCACCCTATAAAATGCCTATTGCGCATGGATTCTTAACGTTATCACTGGCCCCCAAGCTAATGGCTGAACTCTACCGAATTGAATCAGTGAAGATGGGAATTAACTATGGGTCCAATAAAGTTCGTTTTACCAATGCTGTTCCCGTTGGAAGCCGATTGCGGATGAGCGTCCAATTGCAAAGCGTAGAGGCTCAAAGCAAAGGCTTTCGGGTTATTACGGAATGTATTTTCAACGTAAAAGGCGACCCAAAACCAGCTTGTGTGGCGGAGTTAATTACCTTATTGTTCGAATAA
- a CDS encoding alpha/beta fold hydrolase: MSEATVQTFERKGKLMAYQKFGTGPAVLLAFHGFGQSRLAFTPLEASLGNQFTIFAIDLFFHGKSQYTSDELLTKSVWQGFIGAFLQEQHIDRFSLMGFSLGGRFALATVEGFAGRLDQLFLLAPDGITRSPWYQVATGSSVGRWLFRYVLRHLSMLTAFGHTLTRLGLLNRTVMRFAEISLGTPEQRALVYKSWTQFRLIQPNLTVISKVLNEYRVHVHFFTGAFDRIVPGIYILPLTKRLLHYELTVLKTGHNHLIELAGEGLKVKESMY, encoded by the coding sequence ATGAGCGAGGCTACTGTTCAAACGTTTGAGCGCAAAGGCAAGTTGATGGCTTACCAAAAATTCGGAACGGGCCCGGCTGTTTTGCTGGCCTTCCATGGTTTTGGGCAAAGCCGCCTGGCTTTTACACCGTTAGAAGCATCGCTGGGTAATCAATTTACCATTTTTGCGATTGATTTATTTTTCCATGGCAAAAGTCAATACACGAGCGACGAGTTACTGACTAAATCAGTCTGGCAAGGGTTTATCGGTGCCTTTTTGCAGGAGCAGCACATCGACCGATTTTCGTTAATGGGCTTTAGTCTTGGTGGTCGTTTTGCTTTAGCGACTGTTGAGGGGTTTGCAGGTCGGCTTGATCAACTGTTCTTGCTGGCGCCTGATGGTATTACGCGAAGTCCGTGGTATCAGGTGGCTACAGGATCAAGTGTAGGAAGATGGCTGTTTCGTTATGTACTCCGGCATTTGTCGATGCTAACGGCCTTCGGTCATACGCTCACCCGGCTTGGCTTACTGAATCGAACGGTTATGCGCTTCGCCGAAATTTCGTTGGGTACTCCTGAGCAACGAGCATTAGTGTATAAAAGCTGGACTCAGTTTCGCCTGATTCAGCCAAATCTGACTGTTATCAGTAAGGTATTGAATGAATATAGGGTGCACGTACATTTTTTTACGGGTGCTTTCGACCGAATTGTTCCGGGCATCTACATTTTGCCTCTAACAAAACGCCTTCTTCACTACGAACTCACCGTTTTAAAAACAGGCCACAATCATTTAATTGAGTTGGCCGGAGAAGGGCTAAAAGTAAAAGAGTCAATGTATTAA
- a CDS encoding cystathionine gamma-synthase — MKFGTKAIHAGIEPDPTTGAIMTPIYQTSTYVQESPGKHKGYEYARTQNPTRTVLQNNLAALENGKHGICYSSGLGATDAILKLFKPGDEIITSNDLYGGTYRIMVRVFQEFGLKFKFVDLSNPANLDGLITPATKMVWIETPTNPLLRLVDIAAIAAITKPHNIKLVVDNTFASPYLQNPLDLGADIVMHSVTKYLGGHSDTVMGAIVLNDDETAQKLTFIQNACGAVPGPQDCFLVLRGIKTLHIRMQRHCENAMKVATYLQQHPKVSKVYYPGLESHIGHELAKKQMRGFGGMLSFELKGDSMPEAVRVMESFEVFSLGESLGGVESLCTHPASMTHASIPKEERIKNGLKDTLIRLSVGIEDVEDLIQDLEQAIG, encoded by the coding sequence ATGAAATTCGGAACCAAAGCCATCCATGCCGGTATTGAGCCGGACCCTACTACGGGTGCCATTATGACGCCCATTTATCAAACGTCGACTTACGTTCAGGAGTCACCGGGTAAGCACAAAGGCTACGAATACGCCCGTACGCAAAATCCAACGCGTACGGTGCTGCAAAATAACCTCGCAGCGCTCGAAAATGGCAAACACGGTATTTGTTATTCGTCGGGACTTGGCGCGACGGATGCGATTTTGAAACTATTTAAGCCCGGCGATGAAATCATTACCAGCAATGATTTATACGGCGGCACCTACCGAATTATGGTTCGGGTGTTTCAGGAATTTGGGCTGAAATTTAAATTCGTCGATCTATCGAATCCGGCTAATCTGGATGGACTGATTACGCCAGCAACCAAAATGGTCTGGATTGAAACCCCAACCAATCCGTTGCTTCGGCTAGTCGACATTGCGGCTATTGCGGCCATTACGAAACCACACAACATTAAGCTGGTAGTTGATAATACGTTTGCGTCGCCCTACCTGCAAAATCCGCTCGATCTGGGTGCTGATATTGTGATGCATTCCGTGACGAAATACCTGGGTGGCCATTCCGATACGGTTATGGGCGCTATTGTCCTGAACGATGACGAAACCGCTCAGAAACTAACTTTTATTCAAAATGCCTGCGGGGCCGTGCCGGGGCCGCAAGATTGTTTTCTGGTGCTTCGCGGTATAAAAACGCTGCACATTCGAATGCAGCGGCATTGTGAAAACGCAATGAAAGTAGCAACGTATTTACAACAGCATCCTAAAGTAAGCAAGGTTTATTATCCGGGTCTGGAGTCGCACATTGGCCATGAACTGGCGAAAAAACAAATGCGGGGTTTCGGGGGTATGTTGTCGTTTGAATTAAAAGGCGATTCAATGCCGGAAGCCGTGCGAGTCATGGAAAGCTTCGAGGTATTTTCCCTTGGCGAATCGCTGGGTGGTGTGGAGTCGCTTTGTACGCATCCGGCCAGCATGACCCACGCCAGCATTCCTAAAGAAGAACGGATTAAAAATGGCCTGAAAGACACGCTCATCCGGCTCAGCGTTGGTATTGAAGACGTTGAGGATTTGATTCAGGATCTGGAACAGGCCATTGGCTGA
- a CDS encoding TVP38/TMEM64 family protein — MKLTISKSVTGPALAGLALSVTPIVFTSILTYYAVVHEAAIAGFTAWQWAGITITCAITSAGLTPPTMLALIFGYFLGWQAVLPLFVINFGGILFINLLVRWLDHERFLAFIRRNPKAQSVLDRILNNELEVIFFAKLSPILPFGLTNLLFALSGAKLKNILLGGFLGMTPRTILAIWSGHEAHEIKTLLENPNQSAWTQIVVIGLIVVSIAGLWQVIQRSLK, encoded by the coding sequence GTGAAGTTAACTATTTCTAAATCGGTTACCGGCCCGGCCCTTGCTGGCCTCGCCTTATCGGTAACCCCAATTGTATTTACCTCTATACTGACCTACTATGCCGTAGTTCATGAGGCTGCTATTGCCGGTTTTACGGCCTGGCAATGGGCAGGTATTACGATTACCTGCGCCATTACGTCAGCAGGCTTAACGCCCCCAACCATGTTAGCGCTGATTTTCGGCTATTTTCTCGGCTGGCAGGCTGTTTTGCCCCTATTCGTTATCAATTTCGGCGGAATTCTGTTCATCAACCTGCTCGTCCGTTGGCTCGATCACGAGCGTTTTCTGGCCTTTATTCGACGAAATCCAAAAGCCCAATCGGTACTCGATCGGATTTTGAACAACGAGTTAGAAGTTATCTTTTTCGCGAAACTCTCCCCTATTCTACCTTTTGGTCTGACGAACCTACTGTTTGCGCTATCGGGAGCAAAGCTCAAAAATATTCTACTAGGCGGCTTTTTAGGCATGACGCCCCGCACCATATTGGCGATCTGGTCTGGTCACGAAGCCCATGAGATCAAAACGCTGCTGGAAAATCCGAACCAAAGTGCCTGGACCCAAATTGTGGTTATTGGCTTAATTGTCGTCTCAATTGCGGGGCTGTGGCAGGTTATTCAGCGATCATTAAAATAA
- a CDS encoding DUF4258 domain-containing protein yields MAKFELSKHALEQIELRNLTLEMVDSVLSAPDSIFEEGDGQKIYQGVVERDTKDYLLRIFVNGTKTPNLVKTVYLTSKIKKYE; encoded by the coding sequence ATGGCAAAGTTTGAACTTTCTAAGCATGCACTTGAACAGATAGAACTGCGTAATTTAACTTTGGAAATGGTTGACTCAGTTCTATCTGCTCCCGATTCTATTTTCGAAGAGGGAGATGGTCAAAAAATTTATCAGGGTGTAGTTGAACGAGACACAAAAGACTATTTACTGCGAATTTTTGTTAATGGTACTAAAACCCCGAACTTAGTCAAGACAGTTTATCTCACCTCAAAAATCAAGAAATACGAATGA
- a CDS encoding acyl-CoA dehydrogenase, whose translation MATASLELQGLNFNLSEEHLAVKEAARDFAQNELLPGIVERDNEARFPAEQVKKMGELGFLGMMVSPDYGGGGMDTVSYVLAMEEISKIDASASVIMSVNNSLVCYGLEAFGTEEQKQTYLTRLATGETLGAFCLSEPEAGSDATSQATTAEDKGDYYLVNGTKNWITNGNSSGICLVIAQTDREKKHRGINCLIVEKGTPGFVVGKKEDKMGIRASDTHSLLFTDVKIPKENRIGEDGFGFKFAMSTLNGGRIGIAAQALGIAAGAYELALKYSQERKSFGKQIFEHQAIQFKLAEMATKIEAARLLVYKAARLKDEHKDYIQAAAMAKLFASEIAMWATTEAVQIHGGYGYVKEFHVERLMRDAKITQIYEGTSEIQKLVIARELIR comes from the coding sequence ATGGCAACGGCATCGCTGGAGTTACAGGGATTGAATTTTAATTTATCGGAAGAGCATCTGGCAGTAAAGGAAGCTGCCCGCGATTTCGCCCAGAATGAGTTATTACCTGGCATTGTCGAGCGTGACAATGAAGCCCGATTCCCAGCCGAACAGGTCAAAAAAATGGGCGAGCTGGGCTTTCTGGGCATGATGGTTTCGCCCGATTATGGGGGTGGCGGCATGGATACGGTTTCGTATGTGCTGGCCATGGAAGAAATTTCCAAGATCGATGCGTCGGCTTCGGTGATCATGTCGGTTAATAACTCGCTGGTTTGCTATGGTCTCGAAGCATTTGGCACCGAGGAGCAAAAACAGACCTATTTAACCCGACTGGCAACAGGCGAAACCTTAGGCGCTTTTTGCCTGTCAGAACCAGAAGCTGGCTCCGATGCTACCTCACAAGCCACCACCGCCGAAGATAAAGGGGATTATTATTTGGTAAACGGGACTAAAAACTGGATTACGAATGGTAACTCATCCGGCATTTGCCTAGTCATCGCCCAAACGGACCGGGAGAAAAAACATCGGGGTATCAATTGCCTGATTGTCGAGAAAGGTACCCCCGGCTTTGTCGTTGGCAAAAAAGAAGATAAAATGGGGATCAGGGCCTCCGATACGCATTCCTTGTTGTTTACCGATGTAAAAATACCTAAAGAAAATCGTATCGGGGAGGACGGTTTCGGTTTCAAGTTTGCCATGTCGACCCTGAACGGAGGCCGGATAGGTATTGCCGCCCAAGCCCTGGGTATTGCTGCTGGGGCCTATGAGTTAGCCCTGAAATATAGTCAGGAACGAAAATCGTTTGGTAAGCAAATCTTTGAACATCAGGCTATTCAATTCAAATTAGCCGAAATGGCAACCAAAATTGAGGCCGCTCGCTTACTGGTGTATAAGGCCGCCCGGCTTAAAGATGAGCATAAAGACTATATCCAGGCCGCGGCTATGGCCAAGCTATTTGCCTCAGAAATAGCTATGTGGGCCACCACCGAAGCCGTACAGATTCATGGAGGCTATGGCTACGTAAAAGAATTCCATGTAGAGCGATTAATGCGCGATGCTAAAATCACACAGATTTACGAGGGTACATCTGAAATCCAAAAATTAGTGATAGCTCGAGAACTCATTCGATAG